Below is a window of Caballeronia insecticola DNA.
AGCCAGTTCCGACAGCCGCAGCGGCAGCCCCGTGTTGTAGCGGCAAAACGCGCCGAGCTTCTGGGCGTTTTGCGCAAGTTCGGGGCTGAAAATCCAGCCGAGAAACGGTCCGTTGAGATTGCCGCGCGGACCGCTCAGGATGTCGTGGAGCACGGCCTTCTGCTCGTCGGACGCGGTCTTGATCTCAAAGTCGGGAAGTCGCTTGTGCATGCTGCGCTCGATTTAAGTGGGATGCGTCGTCGGGGTGTCGTCACGCGGCCTGCGCGCCGATCGCGGAGAGGGCGCCGTCGATCGCATCGGAAAGACGCTCGACGATGGTTTCGATCTGCGCGCTCGTGGTGATGAACGGCGGCGCGATGAGCACGTGATCGCCGATGCGGCCATCGACGGTGCCGCCCATCGGATACACCATGAGGCCGCGCTTCATCGCTTCGCTCTTGATGACCGCGTGCAGTTTGTGCTTCGGATCGAACGGCGTTTTGCTCGCGCGATCCTGCACCAGTTCGACGCCGGTAAAGAGGCCGCGGCCGCGCACGTCGCCGATGAACGGATGATTCGCATGACGCTCGCGCAGCAGGGCGCGCAGTTGTTCGCCGCGCGCCTTCACGTTGTCGAGCAGCTTTTCCTCGACGATGACCTTCTGCACTTCGAGCGCCGCCGCACACGCGGTTGCGTGACCGATATACGTGTGACCGTGCTGAAAGAAGCCCGAGCCGCCGACGATGGTATCGAAAATTTCGTCGCTCACGAGCGTCGCGCCGATTGCCTGATAGCCCGCGCCGAGTCCCTTCGCGATGGCGAGAATGTCGGGCGAGACGCCGTCTTCCTCGCACGCGAACAAGTGACCGGTGCGGCCCATGCCGGACATCACTTCGTCGAGAATCAGCAGCACGCCGTAGCGGTCGCAAACCGCGCGAATCTTGCGGAAGTATTCGCGCACGGGCGGCACCGCGCCCGCCGTCGCGCCGACGACCGTTTCCGCGACGAACGCCGCGACCGTCTCCGGCCCGAGTTCGAGGATCTTCGCTTCGAGTTCGTCGGCGAGACGTTGCGCGAAGGCTTCGTCGGTTTCGCCCGCGCGCTGCTCGCGATACGCGAAGCACGGACTCACGTGATGCGCTTCGATCAAAATCGGCAGGAACGGCTCGCGACGCCACGCGTTGCCGCCGATCGCGAGCGCGCCGAGCGTGTTGCCGTGATAGCTCTGACGTCGCGCGATGAAATGCCGCCGCGCCGGCTCTCCCTTCTCGACGAAATACTGGCGCGCGAGCTTGAGCGCCGCTTCCATTGCCTCCGAGCCGCCGGAGACGAAATACACGTGACCGAGATTTTTCGGCGCGGCTTCGATGAGCAGATCGGCGAGTTCCTCGGCCGGTTCCGTCGTGAAGAACGAGGTATGCGCGTAAGGCAATTGCTGCACCTGACGCGTGATTGCCTCGATCACGCGCGGATGGCTATGGCCGAGGCACGAGACGGCCGCGCCGCCGCACGCGTCGATATAGCGCTTGCCTGTCGAATCGACGATCTCGATGCCGTCGCCGCGCACGGCGACAGGAAGCTTGGCGCGCGGCGCGCGATGAAATACCGTGGTCATGGTCCTGCCCTGGAAAAGCGTGCACAACACGCGATGTATTATTCTACATCGACAGCAACATATGTTGTCAACGCCCGGTCGACAAACAACGCGCCGCGTCAGGACCGATCTGACTAGCTCGCCGCGTAGGCGCCTTGCGAATGCAGCGCGGCTTCGGCCTGTTCGAGATTCGCGACGGCGTCCTTGCCTTCGAGCGCGAGCAGATGCGCGACGAGCATTTCCGCCAGCGCCGACGCCGCGACGAGCGACGGAAAGAACGACGGCGAATCGTGCGAGAAAATCAGCGTGTGATCCGCATTCAGCGCGATGGGCGACACGGCGCTGTCGGTGAGCGCGATCAGCTTCGCGCCGCGCTCGATCGTCGCCTGCGCCACTCGCACGGCTTCGACGGAATAGGGCGCGAAACTCACGACGATGGTCGCGTGCCGCTTCTCTATCGCGCGCAATTGCATTTCGAGCGTCCCGGCTTCGCCTGACACGAGGCTCACGGACGGACGAAACAGCCGATACCCGTAGAGCAACCCGAACGCCACGGGATAACACGAGCGAAACCCCGCGACGTGCACGTGCGGCGCCTTCTTCAACGCCTTCGCCGCTTCAACGACGCTCCCGGCGTTCTGCGCGAGCGTGAGTTCGAGATTGTGCGCCTGGGCGTGCGCGAGATCGCGGCTCAGGTGATGATCGGGGCCGCCTTTCACGAGCGAGCGGGCGCGCGTGGTCAGCGGTTCCGGGCGGGTGCGCACGCGGCTCACGAAGATCTCGCGCAATTCGTTCCAGCCGGGAAAGCCGAGTTGCTGCGACAGACGGACCATCGCGGCGGGCTGGACGTTGGCCCGCTCGGCGACCTTGCGCATCGAGAGGACGGCGACTTCGTCGGGATAGTCGAGCAGGAAGGCGGCGCCCGCTTGAAATTGCGGGCTCAGGTCGGGAAAGCGGTCGCGGATGGTCGCGGCGAGTTGATCGAAAGTGGGCACGGACGAAGGTCGGATGGCGGCGTGTCGGATGCGCTATTTAAACACGCCGCGCCGCAACCGAATTCGAATGCGCGCGAGCGTTCAACCGGTCGCGCCGGTCGGCACCTGCGCCACCGTGAAGGTTTCGGGCGCGGCCGGAATCGCCGTGGCATACGCGCGGCCCAGACGCTTGTATCCCTGAATCGACGGATGAATTTCGTTGGTCCAGTCGCCGTCGGGACCGTCGGAGTCTTCGCTTGCCGGCGTCAACGTGCCGACGAGGCTCGCGAAATGGATATTCGCGCCGGCCACGCCTTGCGCCGCGAGCCGCGCGTTGATGTCCGGCTGACC
It encodes the following:
- a CDS encoding aspartate aminotransferase family protein; amino-acid sequence: MTTVFHRAPRAKLPVAVRGDGIEIVDSTGKRYIDACGGAAVSCLGHSHPRVIEAITRQVQQLPYAHTSFFTTEPAEELADLLIEAAPKNLGHVYFVSGGSEAMEAALKLARQYFVEKGEPARRHFIARRQSYHGNTLGALAIGGNAWRREPFLPILIEAHHVSPCFAYREQRAGETDEAFAQRLADELEAKILELGPETVAAFVAETVVGATAGAVPPVREYFRKIRAVCDRYGVLLILDEVMSGMGRTGHLFACEEDGVSPDILAIAKGLGAGYQAIGATLVSDEIFDTIVGGSGFFQHGHTYIGHATACAAALEVQKVIVEEKLLDNVKARGEQLRALLRERHANHPFIGDVRGRGLFTGVELVQDRASKTPFDPKHKLHAVIKSEAMKRGLMVYPMGGTVDGRIGDHVLIAPPFITTSAQIETIVERLSDAIDGALSAIGAQAA
- a CDS encoding MurR/RpiR family transcriptional regulator, which produces MPTFDQLAATIRDRFPDLSPQFQAGAAFLLDYPDEVAVLSMRKVAERANVQPAAMVRLSQQLGFPGWNELREIFVSRVRTRPEPLTTRARSLVKGGPDHHLSRDLAHAQAHNLELTLAQNAGSVVEAAKALKKAPHVHVAGFRSCYPVAFGLLYGYRLFRPSVSLVSGEAGTLEMQLRAIEKRHATIVVSFAPYSVEAVRVAQATIERGAKLIALTDSAVSPIALNADHTLIFSHDSPSFFPSLVAASALAEMLVAHLLALEGKDAVANLEQAEAALHSQGAYAAS